The region NNNNNNNNNNNNNNNNNNNNNNNNNNNNNNNNNNNNNNNNNNNNNNNNNNNNNNNNNNNNNNNNNNNNNNNNNNNNNNNNNNNNNNNNNNNNNNNNNNNNNNNNNNNNNNNNNNNNNNNNNNNNNNNNNNNNNNNNNNNNNNNNNNNNNNNNNNNNNNNNNNNNNNNNNNNNNNNNNNNNNNNNNNNNNNNNNNNNNNNNNNNNNNNNNNNNNNNNNNNNNNNNNNNNNNNNNNNNNNNNNNNNNNNNNNNNNNNNNNNNNNNNNNNNNNNNNNNNNNNNNNNNNNNNNNNNNNNNNNNNNNNNNNNNNNNNNNNNNNNNNNNNNNNNNNNNNNNNNNNNNNNNNNNNNNNNNNNNNNNNNNNNNNNNNNNNNNNNNNNNNNNNNNNNNNNNNNNNNNNNNNNNNNNNNNNNNNNNNNNNNNNNNNNNNNNNNNNNNNNNNNNNNNNNNNNNNNNNNNNNNNNNNNNNNNNNNNNNNNNNNNNNNNNNNNNNNNNNNNNNNNNNNNNNNNNNNNNNNNNNNNNNNNNNNNNNNNNNNNNNNNNNNNNNNNNNNNNNNNNNNNNNNNNNNNNNNNNNNNNNNNNNNNNNNNNNNNNNNNNNNNNNNNNNNNNNNNNNNNNNNNNNNNNNNNNNNNNNNNNNNNNNNNNNNNNNCGACTCGGGGCTGGGGCTTTCCTCAGTCTCAGGCAGAGCCGCTAGAAAAGGACTTTCTATGTCTAGGTGGAGGCTCACTTCGTGAAGTGGTATGGTAGCTATTGAATCTGGTCCGGGGCTGCTAAACAAAAAAGCAAGAACCCCAAGCAAGCACGAAAGAGTCCCCGAGCGAGGAATGAAAGACCGAACCTGAAGATAGCACCTACTTCCTCATTGGCATAAGCAGAATCAGGCGATCCGACGATTTTGCTGTTCATAGATTCGTCTTCATCTAAGATCTTTGAATTGATTGGTTTTCTACTGCTTCACCTGCATACCTGATGAAGCAGGGGAGAAGAGATGAATTGAAAGACTATGTCCCAGCGCTAGAAGGACAATAGGGGAAGGATGTGCCTTCAATCGTCAATCGACAGTAGTCTCCTTCATCAACGTCAACGGCATTTTAGGTAAACATAAGCAGCATCTTTGAGATCCTAGCCGACGACTACATGAGGGGGAAGCTATCGTAGAAGCTTTACCCCTTGCTTTACAGAGATAGTTATGAACTTACTAAATGACTAGATTCTCCCGGAACGCTAGCTAAGCTAATAGTCTTAGTTCCCTTCAATTAAATCAATAAGCTTTTTTATTGATTCAGGGCGCCGCCCCCTTTCTTAGAATTAGAACCCATTGAGGGATGTGGGAGCTACTTATAATAAGTTCCAAAACCTTGAGATGAAGAAGGGAAAGCGTAAGTGAACTCGATCCAGTGGAGGAGGAAGCTCGGTTCAGTCCTTGCAGATCTTGACTCACTCACTTCCAGAGTAGAATACGAAACTCTAGTTGAAGGGGTATTGGCCATTATGAGTAGTAAAGGCTACTATGAGCAGAAAGGGACTACTTGGCTCGATCGAGCAGCACCTACACCTTCTCGCGTAACGACTTCTTTTAAGCTAGGCTAGGATCGGATCCAATTCTAGGAGCGATGTCAGACCAGTAGACCCAAGTTATGCCTTTGATCTAGGAGCTTCGGTTTGAACACATTGTTCTCTTGAAAGCTTATTAGGAAGCTAAGTATTTACCTTTTCTTTTCTCAATAGGAGGTCTTGTGCCGTTGGACCTGCCCTTTATGCAGCAGTAGTTTCGGTTGAACTGGACATTGCTCCCGCTATTGGTAGGCTTACTCGACTAAGAATTCAAGGAAGTGAACTGACGGGACTCTGCTACTTACGAGGGTTGATGTGGAAGAAGGGGCGAAGAATCCTCTGCTGATGAAAGATATGCTGAGACAAAAGCAAAATAGGAATAAATACCTGCTAGACCAGAGACTGCGGATGGGGGTCTTTTTCGCGTAAAAACCTGCCAGCCGGTAATATAGTATTTCCAAGCTAGGGGTATTGTTGTTTATGCACAAGGTTTTTCTCCTCAACCAAAGCATGGGTCAAAAAGGAAGAACATGACCATCAGCAAGAAAGGGCGTCCCGACGTCGACTCCGAAAGGAAGCTCGCGAGAGGGAAAGAGAGGAAAAGAACCAATGATTCACCTATATGAAGCTGAAGGAATGAAAGCATTAGAGTGAAGATCCCCTGCTTAACCTGAAATGAAACCTCTCAAGCCAGGGAAAGATTGACCATCGGGTTTATTCCCGAGTCAGGACAGAAAGAGTGACTACTCGATAGAAATGCCCCTATGAATAAGGGAAGTTACTAGCCTTCTTTCTTAGGCCAAGGAAGGAAAGCACAGTAGAACTAGCGTAGCGGGACATGACAGCGGTTGGGGAGAGGGAAAAGCTATCAATCCAATGAACAGAAAAAGCGGCTTGGCCGAAGGGTCAGGAAGAGAGAACGACTATACTTTCTGAGTTAGAACATTAGGAACCTTACACCCATATGAAAGAAAGCAGCCAAAAAAGTAGAGAAGATCAGAGACGGGTTTAGCGAGAAAAGTCTTTAGCTCACACCTATCTTTGATGAAAGAAGCCAAAAAGCAAGAAATTTAAAGTGTGATTAAAGCCAGAGAGATGACTTCTGTTGAACTCTTCCTGTACATGAAGGGAATGAATCGCATATGTTGGTTGAGAATTGCTCGGGAATTCATTGATAATGACTTTGCCAGGTTCTAGGGAGGCTACTCTTATTTTTTGTCGATCGAGCCGCTCTCCCTCATTCCACTCGTCCAGCCCTCTTCACGAACTTGTACAATCGATGCCACAAAGATAGCAAACTCTATTATCAAAGAAATAAGGAAACGGGCGACAATTTGGCACCAGATATCCGGAGGTGTGGAAAGAGCAGCTGTGAGAAGCGGAAAAACCATCAAAAAACGACGATTGTTCGTGGAGGTTTCTACAGAAAGACCCCTTGGTTCTGACAAACGGATCACAATTACAGGTACCTGGGAGCATACCGATGGAATGAACGAAATACGAACAGTTAACATAATATGGTCATAGATCTTAGGTTGTAGCTTGATCATGAGCGAATTTGTTGATGTTGCACCCATGAAGTATGGAAAGTGCCAAACATTGGGAACTACCCGGGGAGGAGTTAGGAACAGGAACAAGAAGAAGCGAGAACCACTTAAATGGAGGAATCGATTGTATTTCGTCCTTTGTTCCCCATAGAAACTGGGGATCAAAAAGCACCAAATTTGATGACTTATTAAGGGAAAGACGAAGTAAGAGCATGCTATTGGAGACGTTGCAACATATGTCGGGAAGGCCTCCGTTGATTGTGTACGAACAAAATACGAATCCAAAGGCAGGGTAAGAAGGGGTTTAGCTAATGGAGATATTAACTCTTCCGGGAACCAGTAACACGTAAACCATGTAAAACCAAGACCAATCAATATCCGAACGGAACGGATTCGAACTTCTCCTAGAATAGTTTCCGATGCGAAATTAAATTCATAGGATATATATGAGTAATTCAAAGGATAAATCTAAATATTTGATAGGATTCGATTCATTTTAGTAATGAACAAAACAAATAGGATTGATTATGTATCACAATTGtcagaaataaacaaaaaagaattttatgGGGCTTCCCTGTCGAGAATAAAAAGTTTTTCTCTTAGAGAGGCGGTTTCCTCGCTTAGAAAAGCGTTCCTTCTCTCAAGAGATTCCCATTGAGTGGATAACTCTCGGCGATGCTGCATATCCAATCGGGCTTGGtgcttttgttttaaaaagCCCTGGAAATGCTCTGCCTGGGTCGTTTTTACTTCCCAATAGAATGGGGATTCTTGCCCCTCGTTACATAAGCTTTGCAAGACCTGGCATAGAGCGGGGTGATTGAATTCTAAGGGTTCAAGGTGTACCCTCAGTATGGAATCCAGGTCTTGTGGATCAATGAAGAATTGGGGATCCTCCCGACCATAAAAAATGAGTTGATAGAGAGAGGAAATCTGGTCACGAGTTGTAAAACAAAACTCAGTTTCCAGGAAATTTCGCACCATGACCTCGTACTCCCTGGGTGAGAGTCCCTGGGTTTGTAGGCGCTGTCGTACGAATTCCACCCATTCTGGATCCTGATCCGGCTGATTCATATAGTGGTCTAGTAGGGCAAGTTCCGACGGGAGAATACCCAATATGGAATGAGGTAAACCCCCATAAAAGAAGGTAGAATATATTCTACACACAAACCCGATCAATAAATAAAGACACACTAACCTTCTCAGAAGAGAAAGAGCCCGCTGTAACTTGGGCCTTGTTAGATAGTAGCAAAAGACTCTCACTTCGAAATCCGAAGGGAGATAGAACCTAACAAGGATATAGAAAGTAAAGAGGAAAAGGCATGACCAGAAGAATTGTGTAAAATAAGTGAATTTATCCAGTTGAGGCATGATATGATTGACAACAAATGATTCCCTCCAGACAGAAAGAGAGTCCTTACTGTACGAGTAGTTCAGAATTCTAGTGAGTTTTTGTTGGTTGTTGACCAACGGAAAGCATGGGAGAAAGATGCACAAAGGAAACTGGAAAGAACTCATTTCTCAGGAGCAATATCAACTACCTAGACCGACCTGCTAAAAGAATTCCATAAACACCTAGCGAAGATACTGTACTGAATGACTTGATCGATCGTACTAGATAGATAGTCTCAGATAGACAACCTTTTATACGCAATTCCTCGATACCAATCTCGCACTTGACACGCAAAGCAATAAACAGCAGTCTATCTTcacagagaaagagagaaagatgaAAGCACTGTACCAAACTACAGGGGAAACCAAACCTTTCTAGTGAAGTCTTACTATTAGGCGCTGTGTAAGAGCTCTATGCCATCTATGGAATAGCGGCCAGTGCTGCTTGATTGACTGCTTGAAAGTTGAAAACCCAAGTCTTGGAAGGCAGGATATTGGGATCAGACTGATCATCATCAGATAAGAACTCAAAGGAACTAGTGGAAGTACTGTTCCCTGCACTCCCAGAAAGAGTGTGAATCATACGCCGGATGTAATTAGATAGATATCATCAAGATTCTATAGTCTAGTGGAGTAGCCTCTGTGCCACATATACTGGGCGATTGAGTTCGTTCGGGACACGTGGGCCAAGAAGCTCTAGGCAATTCTCACGATCACGGTCGATCATGGTTCAACTCCATGTCGTGAAAGTGAAACCAATCATTTCTTTCATTAACATCAACGAATCACTATCTTTCTTTCATCTTGATCGACTCAATTAAGGAAAGGCGTCGAGAGCGAAAGCTCTGATGTGAGGCTGTTAACCTCAGTCTGAGGAGTGCGAGAGTTGTGACTTTAGCACTTTCAGATCCACAGTGGGCATCTTAGGTGGTCTGGGAGTCACATCCCATTCATATCTAAGTCTCCTACGTAATCTGTAGGGATACATATTATTTTGGTTTTAACACGATCAGCGCCACCCATCAGCAGGGCAAGACCCTGCGGTCAAGGCGAGTTGTCAGGAGGAGATCATTTTGTTATTGTGTGAAAATGAAACGTGTAATGTTTCCTTCTCGCACAATGACTCAATCCCAACTGACATGGAGACGGGGAACGACTATTGAACAGACCCTTTTCTTTTTGActcgtttctttctctttctcattACGACGCTTATCACCTCAACTGCCATTCCTCAGGGATTCCAATTGAAATATGAACTGAGGACGGAAATTTGTAGTATTTCTgttctccaatctgaccaataAAGGACAATGATCAGACTGATGCTTAGGGAGGTGAGACACAGAGGCACTCTCAAACATTTCTCTCCAAGCCAGATTGCAAAGAACCCGGTCAAGTCTAGCAGCACTCAGAGTGTTACCCCCTACTCCAAGTGAATT is a window of Ipomoea triloba cultivar NCNSP0323 chromosome 16, ASM357664v1 DNA encoding:
- the LOC116007930 gene encoding uncharacterized protein LOC116007930 — its product is MSELARSSLLIAYCLAPRIPPYSKCTDSHLALIKLSSKDLASNSIDLSDPWLAVRDFHSVTSSTEVSSNSRISNRRSAGFVEWIFDHGGNTLSAARLDRVLCNLAWREMFESASVSHLPKHQSDHCPLLVLSPFGFRSESLLLLSNKAQVTAGSFSSEKIYPLNYSYISYEFNFASETILGEVRIRSVRILIGLGFTWFTCYWFPEELISPLAKPLLTLPLDSYFVRTQSTEAFPTYVATSPIACSYFVFPLISHQIWCFLIPSFYGEQRTKYNRFLHLSGSRFFLFLFLTPPRVVPNVWHFPYFMGATSTNSLMIKLQPKIYDHIMLTVRISFIPSVCSQVPVIVIRLSEPRGLSVETSTNNRRFLMVFPLLTAALSTPPDIWCQIVARFLISLIIEFAIFVASIVQVREEGWTSGMRESGSIDKK